One Haloplanus sp. GDY1 DNA segment encodes these proteins:
- a CDS encoding sensor histidine kinase — MMDSLLLGHVIIFALSAIACVATIPQARKIQHPETREGLIVFLGSVALWSGGYIGYLLAPTRVGKLAFYIFGFIFAFVAVGAWLYFCAAYTGRPPRHAPFRNLILGTFLFFTALKVTNPLHNLYFTTEWVTEPFPHLVIHHELLYWIVLGLSYAAIAVGFFVLMERFHHTGSDSRPLVVLVGLSGLPAVATIIGGQVDWLLPLMYEPPGVALFAVGTLFFYRQRFEAIRLTGESDKPAIFLDQETRIQDYNQAARKLFPALEDSFGEPLEAVNTALADHLTKQDILAITQDGDTRYYDVSSTPFLAGEVTTGQLVTVTDVTERESYRQRLEEKTEQLEALNRVVRHDIRNDMTVILGWAEILKDHIDEDGEDALDRVLQKSRHVIQFTEVAREFVESLSEEGTAELEEIHLQPLLDAELAAVRDSFPNAQFHVSGELCDVSVQANEMLSSVFRNILENAVRHNDKETPEITVSCEENSETIRYRIADNGPGIPDQQKEQIFGKGEKGLDSPGSGIGLYLVHLLTDQFGGDVWVEDNDPTGSVFVVELPIINRRIRRLSTEFQYNLVGGPRFQKVEVAAIRLARIAP, encoded by the coding sequence ATGATGGATTCCCTCCTTTTAGGCCACGTCATAATTTTCGCACTATCTGCGATTGCCTGCGTGGCGACTATTCCACAAGCACGGAAGATACAGCATCCGGAGACACGTGAAGGACTGATCGTCTTCCTCGGTTCCGTTGCTCTGTGGTCTGGGGGGTACATTGGCTACCTTCTTGCACCGACACGGGTGGGGAAACTCGCTTTCTATATATTTGGCTTCATCTTTGCGTTCGTCGCTGTTGGGGCCTGGCTCTACTTTTGTGCTGCATATACCGGTCGGCCACCTCGACACGCCCCATTCCGAAACCTCATACTCGGGACATTCCTCTTTTTCACCGCTCTCAAAGTCACGAATCCACTACACAATCTCTACTTTACGACGGAATGGGTCACAGAACCATTCCCGCACCTCGTGATCCATCACGAACTGCTCTACTGGATCGTCTTGGGACTATCATATGCCGCCATCGCTGTCGGATTCTTCGTACTGATGGAGCGGTTCCATCATACTGGCAGTGACAGCCGTCCGCTCGTCGTGCTCGTTGGACTCTCAGGCCTCCCAGCTGTTGCAACGATTATCGGCGGTCAGGTCGACTGGCTGCTCCCATTAATGTATGAGCCACCTGGCGTCGCCCTCTTCGCCGTTGGAACGCTCTTCTTCTACAGACAGCGGTTTGAGGCAATCCGATTAACCGGAGAGTCAGATAAACCCGCAATCTTCCTCGACCAAGAAACCCGAATCCAGGATTATAATCAAGCGGCTCGCAAGCTCTTTCCAGCCCTTGAGGATTCGTTTGGCGAACCGCTTGAAGCTGTGAATACAGCACTCGCGGATCATCTCACCAAGCAAGATATCCTGGCAATAACGCAGGATGGTGATACCCGGTATTACGATGTGTCGAGCACACCTTTCTTAGCAGGTGAGGTAACGACCGGGCAACTAGTGACGGTTACCGACGTAACTGAACGCGAGTCATACCGACAGCGGCTCGAAGAGAAAACCGAACAACTCGAGGCTCTAAATCGCGTGGTTCGGCACGATATCCGGAACGATATGACCGTGATTCTCGGATGGGCCGAGATCCTCAAAGACCATATCGATGAAGATGGGGAAGACGCTCTGGACCGAGTGTTACAGAAGTCCCGGCACGTAATTCAGTTCACAGAGGTCGCACGTGAGTTCGTTGAATCGCTCTCGGAAGAAGGAACAGCTGAATTAGAAGAAATCCACCTTCAGCCACTTCTTGACGCTGAGCTCGCTGCAGTACGTGATTCGTTCCCGAACGCGCAGTTTCACGTATCGGGTGAACTCTGCGACGTATCGGTACAGGCAAACGAGATGCTCTCTTCGGTTTTCCGGAACATCCTCGAGAATGCGGTCCGACACAACGACAAAGAGACCCCTGAGATCACCGTCTCCTGTGAAGAGAACTCAGAGACTATCCGGTACCGGATTGCAGATAATGGACCTGGCATCCCTGACCAACAGAAAGAACAAATCTTCGGGAAAGGGGAGAAAGGATTGGACAGTCCAGGATCGGGGATTGGTCTATATCTCGTCCATCTCCTGACTGACCAATTCGGTGGTGACGTGTGGGTCGAGGACAACGACCCAACTGGTTCAGTCTTTGTCGTCGAACTACCTATTATAAACCGTCGAATAAGACGTCTTAGTACTGAATTTCAGTATAACCTAGTCGGCGGCCCTCGCTTCCAAAAAGTGGAGGTGGCTGCCATCCGGCTCGCGAGAATCGCCCCTTGA
- a CDS encoding homing endonuclease associated repeat-containing protein produces the protein MGKKLYSDDELLNRLQKFAEELGRPPSQSEMDDSGPHASKTYGNRFESWNNALEAAGLQTGTNDPNGRPLTPEEDLLTDLKSVADIVGGTPSEREYSTHGEYSVKTYCKRFGGWNSALRAAGFEPNVEMNLSEETLITALQGFAENLGRSPTTDEMDRSGPYTSDSYKRAFGTWNRTLRQAGLEVHSVWNVSEDDLISELNSLAEDLGHVPRKDEMRNQGNWSAAVYQEQFGSWNEALRAAGFEPNERWRIPREELLAELRAVTDDLGHPPTTTEMNEHGNFTINPYQREFGTWRTALQSADPDYLENYRQSDTETVPFGSNWPQIREEIITRDNESCLRCGMDREAHREKFGRDLPVHHRIPRRRFYNDPDQSVDDADVPCNLLTLCIPCHRRLERLPVQPVVD, from the coding sequence ATGGGCAAGAAGCTGTACTCAGACGATGAACTCCTCAATCGGCTCCAGAAGTTCGCTGAGGAACTCGGTCGTCCCCCGTCGCAGAGTGAGATGGACGATTCGGGGCCTCATGCTTCGAAGACGTACGGGAATCGGTTCGAGTCGTGGAATAACGCACTCGAGGCAGCCGGACTTCAAACCGGAACGAACGATCCAAACGGACGACCACTGACCCCCGAAGAGGACCTCCTTACTGATCTCAAATCGGTTGCCGACATCGTAGGGGGAACTCCGTCAGAGCGAGAATACAGTACTCACGGCGAGTATTCGGTAAAGACATACTGCAAGCGATTTGGAGGGTGGAATTCAGCACTACGAGCGGCCGGTTTTGAACCGAACGTCGAAATGAACCTCTCCGAAGAGACACTCATTACTGCCTTACAGGGGTTCGCTGAAAATCTAGGTCGGTCGCCCACAACAGATGAGATGGACCGGAGTGGCCCCTACACCTCGGATTCGTACAAGCGAGCGTTTGGAACCTGGAATCGTACTCTTCGACAGGCTGGGTTGGAAGTCCACTCCGTGTGGAATGTTAGCGAAGATGATCTGATATCGGAACTCAACAGTCTCGCCGAAGATCTAGGTCATGTCCCTCGGAAGGATGAGATGCGGAATCAAGGGAATTGGAGTGCAGCAGTCTATCAGGAACAATTCGGTTCGTGGAATGAAGCTCTCCGAGCTGCCGGCTTCGAGCCGAATGAGCGGTGGCGAATCCCACGGGAGGAGTTATTAGCCGAATTGCGGGCTGTTACGGATGATCTGGGCCATCCACCGACAACGACGGAAATGAACGAACACGGGAATTTCACCATCAACCCTTATCAGCGTGAATTCGGAACGTGGCGAACAGCCCTTCAATCGGCCGACCCGGACTATCTAGAAAACTACCGTCAGTCAGATACTGAGACAGTTCCGTTTGGCTCGAACTGGCCACAGATTCGTGAGGAGATCATCACCCGTGACAACGAGTCCTGCCTGCGCTGCGGTATGGACCGCGAAGCTCACCGCGAGAAGTTCGGACGTGATCTCCCGGTTCACCACCGGATTCCTCGACGCCGGTTCTACAACGACCCAGACCAGTCGGTCGACGATGCAGATGTGCCGTGTAACCTGCTGACTCTCTGTATCCCGTGCCATCGCCGCCTCGAACGGCTGCCAGTCCAACCAGTAGTTGACTAA
- a CDS encoding ArdC-like ssDNA-binding domain-containing protein yields MSTTSDSSVSFDQTDTRSDEMNSTIEQWIDDLVAGVDDAQASEEFQEWLDVQSRFHDYSYRNTLLIKRQCPEASRVAGYRTWQEEFDRHVQEGESAIWIWAPIITKQCPECENSPSYHEDSNCEYDETSPEEWSEGLVGFKPAPVFDVSQTEGEPLPDLDTEATGDAGDLVEQLTAAADDLGVTVRIVPAEEWTHGEAKGICEQMSLVDMQPRVEVRDRENEADLARTLVHEYAHALLHFDVDDDTERSKREVEAEAVAYVVGRYCGLDTSGSAFYLAAWESDDPDVVRERLGRISRTAEELIDLLKEPPAP; encoded by the coding sequence ATGTCTACGACCAGTGATTCGTCGGTCTCCTTCGACCAGACCGACACGCGATCGGACGAGATGAACAGTACCATCGAACAGTGGATCGACGACCTCGTCGCCGGCGTCGACGACGCGCAGGCGAGTGAGGAGTTCCAAGAGTGGCTCGACGTCCAGAGTCGCTTCCACGACTACTCCTACCGGAACACGCTCCTCATCAAGCGGCAGTGTCCCGAGGCGAGCCGGGTGGCGGGCTACCGGACGTGGCAGGAGGAGTTCGACCGTCACGTCCAGGAAGGCGAGTCGGCCATCTGGATCTGGGCACCGATCATCACCAAGCAGTGCCCGGAGTGCGAGAACTCGCCGAGCTACCACGAGGACAGTAACTGTGAGTACGACGAGACGTCGCCCGAGGAGTGGTCCGAGGGCCTCGTCGGATTCAAGCCCGCGCCGGTGTTCGATGTCTCCCAGACCGAGGGCGAGCCGCTTCCCGATCTGGACACGGAAGCGACCGGCGACGCCGGCGACCTCGTCGAACAGTTGACTGCCGCCGCTGACGACCTCGGCGTGACGGTGCGAATCGTTCCAGCCGAGGAGTGGACGCACGGCGAGGCGAAGGGCATCTGCGAGCAGATGAGTCTCGTCGATATGCAGCCGCGTGTCGAGGTGCGTGATCGGGAGAACGAGGCCGATCTCGCCCGGACGCTGGTTCACGAGTACGCCCACGCCCTGCTCCACTTCGACGTCGACGACGACACCGAGCGGTCGAAACGCGAAGTCGAGGCCGAAGCCGTCGCGTACGTCGTCGGCCGGTACTGCGGACTCGACACCAGTGGGTCGGCATTCTACCTCGCAGCCTGGGAGTCGGACGATCCCGATGTCGTTCGCGAGCGGCTCGGACGGATCAGTCGGACGGCAGAGGAACTCATCGATTTGCTCAAAGAGCCGCCTGCTCCCTAA